A window from Sebastes fasciatus isolate fSebFas1 chromosome 22, fSebFas1.pri, whole genome shotgun sequence encodes these proteins:
- the LOC141760497 gene encoding signal-regulatory protein beta-2-like: protein MMPLCVFVVLLSQICQVPAVNKTSGITQDSGLKTAKVGETVTLKCFCGDDGTTFLSWYQQSLGGKPLIISNRLKYNTQGSISPMYEERFQVLAQGDQKCINHLIIKDLRLSDSATYYCGILEFNAIEFGQGAFLHVKTSQSEIHAVVHQPALELLRPGDSVNLSCTVYSEPCAGEQSLYWFRHGAAQPAIVYHSAGQCKNLSTEEPHLRNCTSSLALKSVSSPDAGMYYCALASCGEIMFGSGTRVEIVGGSTKVPPLLVYCLIVALAVSIIVLLVLAFIMYKLKKKLCSDCKGTVSHLACSAASDVMSQDADGLHYAALNVNRTSERHTQEDNVESVCVYSRVKTRKE from the exons ATGATGCCACTTTGCGTTTTTGTTGTGCTTCTCAGTCAAATCT GTCAGGTGCCAGCTGTTAACAAGACCTCAGGTATAACTCAGGATAGTGGGCTCAAAACCGCTAAAGTTGGGGAGACTGTGACTTTGAAATGCTTTTGTGGGGATGATGGTACAACTTTCCTCTCTTGGTACCAGCAAAGCTTGGGAGGCAAACCTCTCATCATATCAAATCGGCTGAAGTACAACACACAAGGGTCCATCTCCCCCATGTATGAAGAGAGGTTTCAAGTCCTGGCACAAGGAGATCAAAAATGCATCAACCATCTCATAATCAAAGATCTCCGCCTGTCGGATTCAGCAACATATTACTGTGGGATTTTAGAATTCAACGCAATTGAATTTGGACAGGGAGCTTTCCTTCATGTCAAAACATCACAGTCCGAAATCCACGCTGTCGTTCATCAGCCGGCGTTGGAGCTACTTCGGCCGGGAGACTCTGTGAATTTGAGCTGCACAGTGTACTCTGAACCGTGTGCGGGGGAGCAGAGCCTCTACTGGTTCAGACATGGTGCGGCTCAGCCGGCAATTGTGTACCACAGTGCGGGACAGTGCAAAAATCTCTCCACTGAAGAGCCTCACTTGAGAAACTGCACTTCAAGCCTCGCTTTAAAGTCCGTGAGCTCCCCTGATGCAGGGATGTACTACTGTGCTCTGGCCTCCTGCGGGGAGATTATGTTTGGAAGTGGAACGAGAGTGGAGATTGTGG GAGGTTCTACTAAAGTCCCCCCTCTCCTGGTGTATTGCCTGATTGTGGCTTTGGCAGTATCCATTATCGTGCTCCTTGTCTTGGCTTTCATCATGTacaagttgaaaaaaaagttatgctCTGACTGCAAAG GAACTGTTTCTCATCTCGCATGTTCTGCAGCTTCTGATGTCATG AGCCAAGATGCAGACGGCCTCCATTATGCTGCTCTGAATGTGAACAGAACCAGCGAGCGTCATACTCAAGAGGACAACGTGGAGAGCGTTTGTGTATACTCTAGAGTAAAGACCAGGAAAGAGTGA
- the LOC141760882 gene encoding uncharacterized protein LOC141760882 isoform X2 — MTPPMFALYLSCLLLRTMADTTAPKPSSPLRLVSVSIGENVTLECFYEDTVAVMFYWYKQAFGQKPQLVSKIYKHDKDATLTGEFKNDRRFEVEASTGKNHLKILYVQLSDSANYYCAISHSYKFEFMEGFLVSVQGSGLNVPALVQQSASETVQPGGSVTLNCTVHTGTCDGEHSVYWYRNSEESRPGLIYTHGGRNDQCEKKPNTQTHTCVYNLPVDSLNQSHAGTYYCAVASCGHILFGDGTKLDFKDEEDSLVLVYFLSGALAFTTILVVFLACKTYTMYKTNSCQCTESQARSPAASAPNAEGCQDADSLHYAAIRVNRATRSTRQRDDTWSECVYSGIKQ, encoded by the exons ATGACACCTCCAATGTTTGCTTTGTATTTGTCATGTCTGCTCTTGAGAACAATGG CTGATACGACGGCTCCTAAACCATCATCACCTTTACGATTAGTATCGGTCAGCATCGGTGAAAACGTGACTTTGGAATGTTTCTATGAAGATACTGTAGCTGTGATGTTTTACTGGTATAAACAAGCTTTCGGACAGAAACCGCAGTTGGTGTCTAAAATCTACAAGCATGACAAAGATGCCACTTTGACTGGTGAATTTAAGAACGATCGACGCTTTGAAGTGGAAGCCAGCACTGGTAAAAATCACTTGAAGATCTTATATGTGCAACTTTCAGACTCTGCTAATTACTACTGCGCAATTAGTCATTCATACAAGTTTGAATTCATGGAGGGCTTTTTAGTCAGTGTGCAGGGTTCAGGTCTGAACGTCCCAGCTTTGGTCCAGCAGTCAGCATCTGAGACCGTCCAGCCAGGAGGCTCTGTGACTCTGAactgtacagtacacactgGGACCTGTGATGGAGAACACAGTGTTTACTGGTACAGAAACTCTGAAGAATCTCGTCCAGGACTCATTTACACCCATGGAGGCAGGAATGATCAGTGTGAGAAGAAacccaacacacaaacacacacctgtgtcTACAACCTGCCAGTGGATAGCCTGAACCAGTCTCATGCTGGTACCTACTACTGTGCTGTTGCCTCATGTGGACACATACTGTTTGGGGATGGGACCAAGCTGGACTTTAAAG ATGAGGAAGACTCTCTTGTCTTGGTGTATTTCTTGAGTGGAGCTTTGGCATTCACCACCATCCTGGTTGTTTTCCTGGCTTGCAAAACATATACAATGTACAAGACAAACAGCTGCCAATGCACAG AATCTCAGGCCAGATCTCCAGCTGCTTCGGCTCCCAATGCAGAG GGTTGCCAAGATGCAGACAGCCTCCATTATGCTGCTATAAGGGTGAACAGGGCCACCAGATCAACGAGACAGAGAGACGACACCTGGAGTGAATGTGTGTACTCCGGTATAAAGCAGTAG
- the LOC141760882 gene encoding uncharacterized protein LOC141760882 isoform X1, translating into MFLQYFLCATIFSQSWYKVNCVVSIFSSADTTAPKPSSPLRLVSVSIGENVTLECFYEDTVAVMFYWYKQAFGQKPQLVSKIYKHDKDATLTGEFKNDRRFEVEASTGKNHLKILYVQLSDSANYYCAISHSYKFEFMEGFLVSVQGSGLNVPALVQQSASETVQPGGSVTLNCTVHTGTCDGEHSVYWYRNSEESRPGLIYTHGGRNDQCEKKPNTQTHTCVYNLPVDSLNQSHAGTYYCAVASCGHILFGDGTKLDFKDEEDSLVLVYFLSGALAFTTILVVFLACKTYTMYKTNSCQCTESQARSPAASAPNAEGCQDADSLHYAAIRVNRATRSTRQRDDTWSECVYSGIKQ; encoded by the exons ATGTTTTTGCAATACTTTTTGTGTGCTACAATATTCTCCCAGTCATGGTATAAAGTTAATTGTGTTGTTTCCATTTTCTCCTCAGCTGATACGACGGCTCCTAAACCATCATCACCTTTACGATTAGTATCGGTCAGCATCGGTGAAAACGTGACTTTGGAATGTTTCTATGAAGATACTGTAGCTGTGATGTTTTACTGGTATAAACAAGCTTTCGGACAGAAACCGCAGTTGGTGTCTAAAATCTACAAGCATGACAAAGATGCCACTTTGACTGGTGAATTTAAGAACGATCGACGCTTTGAAGTGGAAGCCAGCACTGGTAAAAATCACTTGAAGATCTTATATGTGCAACTTTCAGACTCTGCTAATTACTACTGCGCAATTAGTCATTCATACAAGTTTGAATTCATGGAGGGCTTTTTAGTCAGTGTGCAGGGTTCAGGTCTGAACGTCCCAGCTTTGGTCCAGCAGTCAGCATCTGAGACCGTCCAGCCAGGAGGCTCTGTGACTCTGAactgtacagtacacactgGGACCTGTGATGGAGAACACAGTGTTTACTGGTACAGAAACTCTGAAGAATCTCGTCCAGGACTCATTTACACCCATGGAGGCAGGAATGATCAGTGTGAGAAGAAacccaacacacaaacacacacctgtgtcTACAACCTGCCAGTGGATAGCCTGAACCAGTCTCATGCTGGTACCTACTACTGTGCTGTTGCCTCATGTGGACACATACTGTTTGGGGATGGGACCAAGCTGGACTTTAAAG ATGAGGAAGACTCTCTTGTCTTGGTGTATTTCTTGAGTGGAGCTTTGGCATTCACCACCATCCTGGTTGTTTTCCTGGCTTGCAAAACATATACAATGTACAAGACAAACAGCTGCCAATGCACAG AATCTCAGGCCAGATCTCCAGCTGCTTCGGCTCCCAATGCAGAG GGTTGCCAAGATGCAGACAGCCTCCATTATGCTGCTATAAGGGTGAACAGGGCCACCAGATCAACGAGACAGAGAGACGACACCTGGAGTGAATGTGTGTACTCCGGTATAAAGCAGTAG
- the LOC141760883 gene encoding uncharacterized protein LOC141760883 — MTPPMFALYLSCLLLRTMADTTAPKLSSPLRFVSVSIGEDVTLECFYVDSVAVMFYWYKQAFGQKPQLVSKFYKHDKNATLNGEFKNDPRFEVEAGTGKNHLKILYVQLSDSATYYCIIGYSHEYEFAEGAIVHVKGSGLNVPALVQQSASETIQPGGSVTLNCTVHTGICDGQHSVYWLRNSEESHAGLIYTQGGRNDQCEKKYNTQTHTCVYNLPIKSLNQSDAGTYYCAVASCGHILFGNGTKLDFKDEEYSLVLVNFLSGALAFTTILVVFLACTIYKMYKTNSCQCTDSQARSPAASAPNAEGCQDAESLHYAAVRVNRATRSTRQTDNNGSECVYSGIKQ; from the exons ATGACACCTCCAATGTTTGCTTTGTATTTGTCATGTCTGCTCTTGAGAACAATGG CTGATACGACAGCTCCTAAACTATCATCACCTTTACGTTTCGTATCTGTCAGCATCGGTGAGGACGTGACTTTGGAATGTTTCTATGTAGATAGTGTAGCGGTGATGTTTTACTGGTATAAACAAGCTTTCGGACAAAAACCGCAGCTGGTGTCTAAATTCTACAAGCATGATAAAAATGCCACTTTGAATGGTGAATTTAAGAACGATCCACGCTTTGAAGTGGAAGCCGGCACTGGTAAAAATCACTTGAAGATCTTATATGTGCAACTTTCAGACTCCGCTACTTACTACTGCATAATTGGCTATTCACACGAGTATGAATTTGCGGAGGGCGCTATTGTCCACGTAAAGGGTTCAGGTCTGAACGTCCCAGCTTTGGTCCAGCAGTCAGCATCTGAGACCATCCAACCAGGAGGCTCTGTGACTCTGAactgtacagtacacactgGAATCTGTGATGGACAACACAGTGTTTATTGGTTGAGAAACTCTGAAGAATCTCATGCAGGACTCATTTACACCCAAGGAGGCAGGAATGATCAGTGTGAGAAGAaatacaacacacaaacacacacctgtgtcTACAACCTGCCAATAAAGAGCCTGAACCAGTCTGATGCTGGGACCTACTACTGTGCTGTTGCCTCATGTGGACACATACTGTTTGGAAACGGGACCAAGCTGGACTTTAAAG ATGAAGAATACTCTCTTGTCTTGGTGAATTTCTTGAGTGGAGCTTTGGCATTCACCACCATCCTGGTTGTTTTCCTGGCTTGcacaatatataaaatgtacaaGACAAACAGCTGCCAATGCACAG ACTCTCAGGCCAGATCTCCAGCTGCTTCGGCTCCCAATGCAGAG GGTTGCCAAGATGCAGAAAGCCTCCATTATGCTGCTGTAAGGGTGAACAGGGCCACCAGATCAACGAGACAGACCGACAACAACGGGAGTGAATGTGTGTACTCCGGTATAAAGCAGTAG